From a single Capsicum annuum cultivar UCD-10X-F1 chromosome 12, UCD10Xv1.1, whole genome shotgun sequence genomic region:
- the LOC107850971 gene encoding bifunctional nuclease 2 isoform X2, whose amino-acid sequence MSSLQGPVVCPLFCGNRTGAIHSSIVKAKMLRSELWGFNGITNRRVNVTLLPRSRVSKFIRCSFSSSSNDNGSMAENFNESDADYVNSSVVEAVEVQRRKDGFMIKMRDGRHVTCVHNNPQGVQIHDYAPSPAIVLRMEDGTGLLLPIIVLEMSSVLLMAAVRNVQLARPTIYQVLKEMVDQMGYVVKLVRVTKREHGAYLAQLYLTKLDNDAECISFDLRPSDAINIAVKCKVPIQVNKNLVYSDTVRIVESADPAPHTATPDGLLFGELDKPMGKPSNDEKEFILVRNMLVAAVEERYRDAGA is encoded by the exons ATGAGCTCTCTGCAAGGGCCTGTTGTTTGCCCTCTTTTTTGTGGAAACCGAACAGGGGCCATCCATTCATCTATAGTGAAGGCTAAGATGCTGAGGAGTGAGTTATGGGGGTTTAATGGGATAACTAACCGGCGGGTTAATGTGACTCTACTACCACGATCACGTGTAAGCAAGTTTATCCGATGCAGTTTCAGTTCATCATCAAACGACAATGGTAGTATGGCCgaaaattttaatgaaagtgATGCTGATTATGTGAATTCTAGCGTGGTTGAAGCTG TTGAAGTGCAAAGACGGAAAGATGGTTTCATGATCAAGATGAGAGATGGCAGACATGTGACATGCGTCCATAACAATCCACAGGGGGTTCAGATACATGATTATGCTCCAAGCCCAGCGATTGTGCTAAGGATGGAGGACGGGACTGGGCTGCTTCTTCCTATAATTGTTT TGGAGATGTCAAGTGTACTGCTCATGGCTGCTGTACGCAATGTCCAACTT GCCAGACCAACAATTTATCAAGTTTTGAAGGAAATGGTTGATCAGATGGGCTATGTA GTTAAACTTGTTCGAGTTACCAAAAGAGAGCACGGGGCTTATCTTGCTCAGTTATATCTAACCAAG TTAGATAATGATGCTGAGTGTATTAGCTTTGATCTTCGTCCTTCTGATGCAATCAACATCGCTGTGAAATGCAAG GTGCCAATACAAGTCAATAAAAACTTGGTGTACAGTGATACTGTGAGGATTGTTGAGTCTGCAGATCCTGCACCCCACACTGCCACTCCTGATGGCCTATTGTTTGGTGAGCTTGACAA ACCTATGGGGAAGCCATCCAATGATGAAAAGGAGTTTATTCTTGTGCGGAACATGCTGGTTGCTGCAGTAGAAGAACGATACAGAGATGCAG GAGCTTAG
- the LOC107850971 gene encoding bifunctional nuclease 1 isoform X1: MSSLQGPVVCPLFCGNRTGAIHSSIVKAKMLRSELWGFNGITNRRVNVTLLPRSRVSKFIRCSFSSSSNDNGSMAENFNESDADYVNSSVVEAVEVQRRKDGFMIKMRDGRHVTCVHNNPQGVQIHDYAPSPAIVLRMEDGTGLLLPIIVLEMSSVLLMAAVRNVQLARPTIYQVLKEMVDQMGYVVKLVRVTKREHGAYLAQLYLTKLDNDAECISFDLRPSDAINIAVKCKVPIQVNKNLVYSDTVRIVESADPAPHTATPDGLLFGELDKPMGKPSNDEKEFILVRNMLVAAVEERYRDAALWRDKLTQLRSNKNWT, translated from the exons ATGAGCTCTCTGCAAGGGCCTGTTGTTTGCCCTCTTTTTTGTGGAAACCGAACAGGGGCCATCCATTCATCTATAGTGAAGGCTAAGATGCTGAGGAGTGAGTTATGGGGGTTTAATGGGATAACTAACCGGCGGGTTAATGTGACTCTACTACCACGATCACGTGTAAGCAAGTTTATCCGATGCAGTTTCAGTTCATCATCAAACGACAATGGTAGTATGGCCgaaaattttaatgaaagtgATGCTGATTATGTGAATTCTAGCGTGGTTGAAGCTG TTGAAGTGCAAAGACGGAAAGATGGTTTCATGATCAAGATGAGAGATGGCAGACATGTGACATGCGTCCATAACAATCCACAGGGGGTTCAGATACATGATTATGCTCCAAGCCCAGCGATTGTGCTAAGGATGGAGGACGGGACTGGGCTGCTTCTTCCTATAATTGTTT TGGAGATGTCAAGTGTACTGCTCATGGCTGCTGTACGCAATGTCCAACTT GCCAGACCAACAATTTATCAAGTTTTGAAGGAAATGGTTGATCAGATGGGCTATGTA GTTAAACTTGTTCGAGTTACCAAAAGAGAGCACGGGGCTTATCTTGCTCAGTTATATCTAACCAAG TTAGATAATGATGCTGAGTGTATTAGCTTTGATCTTCGTCCTTCTGATGCAATCAACATCGCTGTGAAATGCAAG GTGCCAATACAAGTCAATAAAAACTTGGTGTACAGTGATACTGTGAGGATTGTTGAGTCTGCAGATCCTGCACCCCACACTGCCACTCCTGATGGCCTATTGTTTGGTGAGCTTGACAA ACCTATGGGGAAGCCATCCAATGATGAAAAGGAGTTTATTCTTGTGCGGAACATGCTGGTTGCTGCAGTAGAAGAACGATACAGAGATGCAG CTCTTTGGAGGGACAAGCTTACTCAACTTCGATCCAACAAGAATTGGACATAG